In the genome of Lathyrus oleraceus cultivar Zhongwan6 chromosome 4, CAAS_Psat_ZW6_1.0, whole genome shotgun sequence, the window tgttctattccttccctgttctaACTCCATAATgaacttctgattgcagtcatacagcttcagaagattgtccttcatggtaactgaaaaacctttctcaattaattgtcccacactcatcagattgcttctgatgccaggtacataccacacgttctgaatcaatgctgttttcccattgttcagaatcactctgacatttcccataccttctgcattaagatatttgtcatcagcacatctgatctttgtcctcttttcagagtcaaagtcaaccagtCATTTCTTGTTTCCAataagatgatttgaacagccagtgtccatataccaccagtctatcagatccatatcatcagattcagaggccatcaatagcacagattcgtcatcagaacttctggctatatttgcttcttctgattttctctccttgtttgaccaacagtctctagaaaagtgaccaaacttcttacaacagtaacattggatcttcttcttgtcatacttctcttttcccttctgagcattcttttgtctatcagaggttgagctttctgacttctgaccaccatcagatcttctcctggcttttgactgcttctgatacctcctatcagaagttgcaTTCAGAGCCTGgtgctctacttccctttcagaagttctctcagtcaaacgcaactcttgcgcttctagactgctctgcagctcttcaattctcatggtgctcagatctttggaatgttctattgctaccacaatgtaatcaaattgagaggtaagggatctcaataccttctccatgattgtttcttcagaaagagtttctccacacgctttcatctcattagtgatcagaatcactctggagatgtattcagaaactttctcattattcttcatgttgagattctcatattgctttctcaaggactgaagcttcaccttcttcactgatgcgtcaccaccacaacatctaaccagtgtgtcccacgcaacctttgctgtcgttgaatctgcaatcttctcaaacacatttacatcaacacattgatgaatgaagaataatgttttctgatccttcttccttacttccttctgcgcgtttttctgttcatccgtcgcatctgctgctaccggaacataaccatcagtgacaagatctagaacatcttgagcaccgaacagtacacgcatttggatcatccaacgattccagtttttaccgtcaaatactggaagtttggtgttcatgttgccgtttccgttcatctttctaccttgcacagtacactcagatttctcacagtgtttcccaacccacgGAATTAAAAATTCTGATCAGAatttgttcaagattcaacacgaatctaagaatcaaaatcaaacacacaagacctcacgttcactcgtgtttcccgtgtttcccaatgaatccgaaccggagctctagataccaattgttggtgcaaaggtagaataaatgatgaacggaaatattctattaagagaatgacggctacaaaacatgataaaagttacaattgattgccaccctatttataagctaaaactagggttactagaataggataaaatactaaaataccctctaacaaacttaggggctaagaaaatagtacaactaataaatatgaatttaTTCTAATAATCCTAGTAATGAATTATAAACTTAAATGAAAAAGTGTCTCAATaactttttaaattttaatttcGTTTAGTTAAACTAATGCATAATTATAAGCAATTACAGTACCTTCAAAAATTGTTTTATATGAATAATTATTTATAATTTAGGCTAATTTGTTTTTATTGGAAATGATTTGAACTAATCCATTTCGCTTGAAATTTACTGTGATACTTTTGTGTCAATTTCAAATATTAGTTGGAGTTTTGCTAGAAAATTTTGGACTTTATAATTAGTCACCAAATCCATGCTACGGTATAATAAGTAGTTAATCCACAATCAATCTCCAAGATTTGATAGAGATTAGCTAGTAAGTAGTTGCGGATTTTGGCGAAGCTAAACTTAGATTTTCTTGTAGTGTATGCTATGTGGCAGAATTTGAACAAAACTGTTATATGAATTCAAAACATTCTTCTCTAATGTTTTCTGAGACGTTATTGGAAAATAATAATCATTAAGTATTAACTATGAACTAGGTTTTAAATGTATTAGTTAGTCTCTTAATGACCTTTTCTTTTTAAGAGGATATTTTTATAACACTAGATGCACTAACATCAAGGAACCATAAGCTTAAGGATCATCTCAATATTTTGTTTTTTGGGATGTTAGCTTGAAGATAGAATGTTGTGAAAATTACTTTAATAAAATATCTCTAAATAAAACTTGTTTGACATTATTTAATTCTTTGAGTAAAAGTACTTTTAGGTTTATGCTCTCACATCTTCAGTCACcttttatcattaataaaatggaataaaatagAAAATACATCATTCTGATGTTCTATATTACAAATTGattttttaatttgaagcttttAACAAAAGAAATCATTTTATATAATCTAATTTTATATACATATGTTTGGACCATTAACTATTTAGTCTATCAAATTGAGCTCTATTGCCTTTGTTTAGTAATGGTGATAGTGTTCCACTAGTGTTTATACTTGCATTGAGTTGTAAAtttgtatttttctttttcatgatataatAATAATAGATGCTAATGTAATTTATATTTTATTCAAATAGAATGACAGAAATCTATTTATTCAGCTAGTGGATTTGAGGTGAATATATAATCTGTGCAACTCCATAAATCTGTTGGATGGGATGTTCTTAAATAGTAATGATTCTTCTCTGTAACAATTGCATATGAGTCTGATCATAGAAAGAATTCTTCCTTCCTCCCTTATTCCTTTATACAACCCTTATGGGATTTGCTTGATTGAGGAAAAAGCATTAGTTTTGTTTCAGTTTCTATGGACCATACGCTACAACTAGTTCTCCCAGCCAATTCTACATGTAATATTTCTTTTATGGTGTAAGCCTCGATACTTTTATGTATATATTTTGTGGGAATCgatttttaattttaattattttatttgtttacCAAACATTTGTTATTCATTTCTCTTATTTTCTTTTAGTATTATTCATTCTTAATATTTTTGTTACACCATTATCGGTTCGCATAGATTTTAGATCATACCTAAGCTCAGTCTAGGCAAGTCCATCATATGAGCACATTGTGTTGGGTTACTCATGCTAGAtcattttcttaaataaaaaaCATGAAAATTATGGCAGTTAAAATTGCCTTAATTTTCTCTTATTGTAAAGAAAAATAACGAAACTTGTGTCGGTTTAAGTTGCgattatttataaataaataacCGACATTTTATACTTAATCTTATTACGTCGGTTTGTCGGTTATAAAACCGCCATTGTTTTCCTAGCGTACCCAAATTTACGGCAAACTACAAATCGCCATTTTCAAATATTGTGGCGGTTATAAACACCATAATACCACTTTTATAACCCACATAATTTAGCCAATTTTTGGTAGTGATTCTTTTCTCTCAACGGCATGAGAAAAAATTTCTACTTGATGCCCTCTTGATTTGTTAGTTCTACGCGATTCCTAACTTGCTGGATATCCAACAATCTCAAGGCATTTTTCCTTGACATATCTGATTTTCCCACAGTGAGCACACTTCAATCTTGAGTGATATTTGTTTTCTCTTTTTCTATTTTCACCTGAGTAAAAAGCATATGCATTTTCCATCTTTGAATCTCTTTCCTTATCTGCTGCAAAACGAGATTCTTCTTTTTGCATTTGATTAAAAACACGCCTAAGAGGGGGTAGTGGGGTAGTGGATCAGTATTTGAATTGAAAAGGTTTCTTTTGAACCAAATGCAATAAAACCGGTTGTCATCGTAAGGAAAGGTGGAATAAAATAGAGGAATTGGTAATCAATTTGGTTCAATATACTAGTTTGGTTggaaaaaatcaattttaaacATAAAATACCTCCAAGATAATGAAGTGATATTGTATTTATTGACGGAATATTTACACTAAAAACTACTTAAGATATAAAACAACTTGCCAAGCTAACTATAATTCTTCAAATATATAACAACTTGAAAATGAGTCAGAATGTAGTAGTTGATTACCgaaatatatttttaaaaagcTTAAATGTATTTTTAGTCCCTCTAGTTTGAGGGTTTTAGATTATCGGTCCTTttttttaaacttaatttttaaTAATAAGAGTCTAACACGCCACTTactcactctctctctctcactcatGTACTTCATTTTGCAATAAATAGATTTTCTATATTTTATAAACACTAATTTCATTTCTTCATAACACTCTCTCTCAATTTTATAATTCTGCTTATCTGATTCTCTAGTTTTGTTAAACTTCATTTTTTCACACCATTGATTCCATTTCTTCATAATGAAGAGAGTGTGAAACTTTTCATCTAAATATTACTGTGTAAGATATTACTTGTTCAACAATCTAACCATTGACTTAAAATTGTTTAATTTTTTCTTTGCAAACCACAACTTTATATCTAGGTTGATTGTATTTACTGCTCTTTGAGCATGACCTTCTCCAACAACGGAATGATGGATAGCCTACTGCTCACAAGATGGATAAATTTTCTTTTTACATTTGTCTCTgttttggatataaaagagaaGATGAAGGAAAGAGATATAGGAAAAAATGTAGGTTGTAAGGAATGTACATCACTACTAAACAAACACATAATACAATCGAAAAGCAATAATAGTAAACAAAAGTTTGTACTTAGAGAATTAAGAATATTTAGATATTTGAATAATGCTTTAAaacattcattttttttttatataataatacTCATATTATGTTGTAATGTAAATTAGGTCCATATATTGTATATCATGAGAGAAGAATTCTAAAAATAACTTGTCTAAACAATTTAGAAGAATAATGGGTGTTCTTTGTTTAAACTAAAAAGGGTCCAATCACTACCAAATATAGTTTTCTTTTATGAATTTCGATAGGGTTCTCACGTTTTAGAGTACTATGCAAAACATGGGCCTTATCATGCAAATTGTTGTGATTTTCCAAATACAATCGTGTTATACAGTTTGCAAATATTGTTACAATTGAAATATGCAGTAATATCATAAGGTGGAGATTTGACTAGAGCGTAATATGTAGTGATATCTTTCATCTAGAACTTGAAGTACATACATTGCATCGATCAAATAAGAATATATAGTGTTTTTATAAAGTGTAGGTTATGAATTCAATTGTACATAGTACTGACTAAAATATGCATGTTGTACATGGGTTATGAATTCAATTGCACATAATGTTTTTATATGTTGTTGTGTACTGTGTTATGAGGAaaagagaagaagagaaaatGTGAAGAATGAAATGGAAGGGAGGGTCTACCCATGTATATAATGAAAAAGAGCAATGACTAcaaaaattcaaattcaaatgcatTTAAAACGTCCAATTTAGAGGGATCAAAAATACATTTAAacttttttaaaatttaaaataacacttctaatttatttatttttcaaatgAAAGTGACTCACCTATGAAACGTTAAGATATGTGTTATTAAGATGCATTCGAATATAAATTTCCCAAATTTTTCGAATGGTGATCCTTCACCCTATTTGATAGGAAAAGTAATGGCATATgtaaataaagaaaaagaaatagCAGGTCAGCAATCTTTGTCACTGGATGATCAACGAATTTGGTTACACATATACGTTTAACAATAATTGTTGGTTAACTAATTTACTTTTATAACCAAAAAAAAAACAGTTTTTCTATGACATACAGTAATATACAACGTTGTCTTAAAAAAACATGATGCTGAAGAACGATTAAAATATGGATATCAGAAATTCAATTCATCGTGTAATACTAATGATGTGCAGTTAAAAAAATAACTTCAAAATCCATAAAAGAAGTTAGTTTAGATAGAAGTGTATAATAAAGAAATGCATTTGGAAACTGTGGCCTTGTCACAGGAGGAAGCTCAATCATCAACTTCAGCTTTAATCTCTTTCAGCAAATCTTCCTTGTAATCTTCAAATGTTTCAGGGAAAATTCTGACAGTGCCATCCTCAACAACCCAAATTTGACTCCTTTGTTCATCATCACAGACCCGCGATATCAATCTAGAATCGTGACTAACAAGAATAACTCCACCTGTGAATTCATCCAGCGCATCGGCCAATGCGTCAATACTTTGCATATCCAGATGATTCGTCGGTTCATCTAACAATAAAATGTGAGGTTTTGACATGGATATCGACGTGAAAACCACCCGAGATTTCTGGCCTCCCGATAGTTTGACAATGGGGGTAAGATGATTATGACTAGGTAGCCCAAATTTGCCAAGTTTTGCACGGACAGCCTCTTGCTTACTAAGTCCCTCCTGGTCTGGGTGGAGGCGAAGGAGATACTGAACAGGTGTTTCGTCCATCGTCAGCAGGTCCACAAAATGTTGGGAGTATCTCCCTATTCTCAACTTCTGACTCCTTTGAACTTCGCCTTCCTTTGGATTCAAATCGCCGGCTAGAAGATTTAGCAGTGTGGATTTTCCAGCTCCATTAGGCCCAACAATGGCAACACGAGTCCCCATATCAATGCCAACATCAACATCGGAGAGTCTGAAATCCTCTCGGTTTGGATAGCTGAAGCTCACATTAATAACCTGCAGAAGTGGAGGTGTGAGCTCAGTAGGTTCAGGAAAGTGGAACGCCACGCTGTAGTCTCTCCACTTGTGTGGTACCTCTACTTGGGCCTCATCCTCATCACCCTTTCCCTTACTTTTGCTTTTCGACGCCTCCTTAGCAGCTGCAAACTTAGCTCGATCCTTCACCTTATCTTGTTGAGCCTTGTTTCCAGTCCTTCTAGCTGCTTTCAATTGCTTGTCGTAAATCTCATACTTCTTATTCACCTCTCTACGACGCTGTTCATACCCACTCTCAAAAGCATCAAAATTTCCACGATAgaaatgaagtttcaaatcatGCAGGTGAATAATTTCAGAGCATACAGTATTGAGGAAATCTCTGTCGTGCGATACAACCACCAAAGTTTTCTTCCAACGACACAGGTACTCTTCCAACCAGAGAACAGCCCTCAGGTCAAGATGATTAGTGGGTTCATCGAGCAATAATAAAGTGGGCTGAACGTAAAGTGCTCGAGCTAATGAAATTCTCATCCTCCATCCACCACTAAAGGATTTTGTAGGACGGCCCTGCATATCCTTTGTAAAACCCAGACCGGCTAAAATCTTTGACGCTTGAGGTTCAGCAGCATCAGACCCCATCAGTTGTAATTTTTCATACAGCTCTGCGAGCTTTTCTCCGGCATCCTCATCCTCATCCTCATTAGTATCATCTTTATCCACACCCTCTTTGCCAGAAGCTGCATTCTGTAAATCTGCAACTTGTTGTCGAACTTTAACAAGTTCTGCATTGGCTGAAACGACGGCTTCGAGCGCGGTTTTATCATCCCCAACAACCTCCTGCTCAACCAGAAGGACATCAATATTCTTAGGTACTGGTATCTTCCTCCAAGCAAGAAGCTTCAAAAGTGTTGACTTGCCCATTCCATTCGGTCCAACCAAACCATACCGCTTTCCATGAGATATCTTCACGGATGCATTTTTCAGAAGTTCTTTACCCCGAGCAGACACAGAAAAATTTTCTATTGTTATATCTTTGACATTAGCATCAGCGTCCTCATCTCCATCAAGCACCGAAGTCCGACTTCCAATGACAACCGTGAAAGCATCACGATCATCCCTAAGAGCTTCTTTCCTCGCCTGTTCAGCGACATGGGCAGCTAAAATATCTTTCTTTTCACGCTTTTTCAACTCTTTTTCAGCAATAGACAATTCAAGAGGCTTCACATCAGGCCTACGCTTTTGCTCTAACTCCTCTTCGGAATCATCATCCTCATCAGAGGTAGGAAGATCAATATCATCAATGTATGTAGAAGCTTTTGGAGCAGGTTTTGGCTTTGGCTTATTCGAACAAGACACCTTTTCAGGCATACTGGCCAACTTGGCAGAGACAGAAAATTTTTCCTTCGATTTAGCCTTTGTAGATGGACCTGCATCCTCTGTCTTTTTCTTTCCCATTGAAAAAAACTGAAAAAGTGAATATTGTTGATGATAGTAGAATTGATACAAAAGAATCCCTATTTAAATCAAGAAAATGTCATTATAAAAATAACTAATATAAAATCTGATACTAAGAgataatttaaattaatataaaaatatCATAACATATATTTTATAATATTCTAAAAAATATCATTGTATGTTAGCGCCACAAGTGATCACATACACATGAAATTGATTTAATCATGTTTCGATATATTTCTTGCTTAGTTTTTCAAACAATTACCCTAATTCCCTAACACGAATCAACTCACTTAATCGTTGATTTATATCAAAGGACTCTCAATCATGAATCGCAGTGCGGTATGCAATTTTGTGGAATGCAATTCTTGCGCGCGATAAAGGAGAGGGGAAGTAAATCCGAAAAataaagtaaataataataaagGAAAACCTGAAAGAGATTATGGCTGCCGGCGGTGAAGTTGTCACAGTGTTTTCCGGGAACTTGATTCCGATCATTTGTTTTTTTGGATTTTAATATGACGGGTCAATGGATGTGGACGTCGATGTGGGTTGGGCTTTTCGATGAATTCCTCAATTTTGAGGATCCCACCTCTTCACACCCCCACATCCCCTAGGTTTTTACTTGttatatttttgaaattttgtgtgtttttctgaatttttgaattttttttgagGTTTTATTGAATTTTTGAAGAATTTTTTTACGAGTTTTTACCTGAATTTTGAGGGATCTATGCGTTTTTatcaaattttaaaaatattatcAAATTTAAACTATTGAATTTTTCAAATTACATAACCGGATTTTTCAAAATCCTATGATTTTTTGTTGTTGCAATTAGTGGGATATATATATTTTGTATATCttgaatttatttatttttgatacTTGATGTGTTTAAACTAAGGGGTGATTTATTTACTTTGTTTGTTACATGATTGTGTTCTACTGAAGGTCGCATCCCACGAGTCAAAGCTAAAAAAGTTCTCATATGTTTCGATGTTAGAGCAGGTAAGGCAGGTTGTTGACAATTGTGGTCTTCTGTTATTGACCAATTTCTTCCTGACCATGCTCAATGTTTCACTCTTGATGGCCTTTATTGAGCGATGGTCCAAGGAAACATCTTTCTTTCATCTTCCATCTGTGGAGATTTCTATCACTTTGGATGATGTCTCATCCTTGCACAGTGTACGAATGATTACTTGGAATGGTATCTTACTTTATCACACTCTCGCATCATCTCACACGTTGAGCATACAAACGATTATATAAATTGTTACTTCAAACTTGGTTGGTCCCTTTGTTAGGCTACAATGATATTTTCTCCACGTAGCTTCCATGTCTTTATTAATCTTCAGCTCAAAACGATTATATTTCACTTTTTCATCACTATCAATCGAAGGGAGGCGAAACTCAATCTTACTCACCTTTCTGTTCTCAGTATCAGACACCATATTATCCAGTTTGAATCTCAGAAGATCGAGACAGGTGTTGTCCTCCGAGAAGACAAAATCAACTCCAAATTTTACCTCATTGAAGAACACAACTGCCTTATATGACTAATGAGACATTTTCTATGATATTTTTTTAACAACACATAATCCTTATTTATACAAGTTTTGATTCATTATGCACTATACAAAATGATCCATGTAATCACAACCATACAAAACTATAGGTCAAATCTTAACCATTAAAATTTTAAGCTACCTATAATTTAGATTTTTCTAAAAGTCTAGTACATTTAAGGGCTTTTCAAATTATCTGTGTATTTTAAACTAGCGAAAATTTTGTTTATTCAAAATGTCCGGTATGACATGGTGTTTTAAAAAAACACTGGATTGTTTAAAAATCACCGGTCTTTTAAAAAAAATCGATTTAAATTGatattgaaaattttaaaatgaaCTACTAGAATTTTTTTTATGATATTAGAATTTTTGAATGAATTACCAAAACTTTCATTCACACATTTTGATCCAATTGTATATCTCATAAAGTTTAAATTAGCAAATATTTTATATATAACCTAAATATACACCAACATATATCTTTTATAATATACATCAACACCATTATAACAATATACACCAGTATCCAGGACCGTCCCAATTAATTTTAAGGCCCTGTTCTATTTTAAAATTAGATATTTAATAGATGAAAATACaacaaattaaaaaatatatattttatttaattctaaataaaattaaatatataaaaaCAAAGATGATAAAAAATACTATGTAGAAATTTGATTTATTGAAGTTTAGTTATTCGCGTCTTCTCTTACCATCTTcgatttataaaaaaaagttcataccattaataaaagaaaaaaaattgaataatTTCCACAATATTAATAATGAAGTGTTTTATTTAATAAACAATCAACAATGTAAAATTATAAATTTTCAAAGTCTCACAACTACTATTTCAAATTTATTAATGTAGTGATTCACAATgatataaaaatataaatattttcaaaattacATCTCAAAATTTTTCATAGATctataaaatatattaataaaagaaaaaaaattaattaagttaattgcgatattaaattttaaataaatttaaatataatttatttagATTATCGGCTGCTGGATAGGATATACTTCAATatattaataaaagaaaatatttattaaattaattgCAATATTCAATTAAATTTAAAAACAATATGGTGGCAtttttttataaaagtaaaaatataCATAAAAAGTAAGAACAAGGAATCGAACAAAGGTTGTATTACTAACAAAATAATATGACCACCACTAGGTTACACTACAATAATAGATTAAAATAGAATTAGTGATATATATTCGTTAGTCTTATATTTATATTGACCCTATCGATCAAATTCGAGACCCTAAAAAATCAGAGATCCTGTGCGGTAGCACTTCTCGCACCCCTACAGGATCGTCCCTGCCAGTAtctaatatatattttttatgataTACTGCAACATATGTTATAAATTAAATACACACTAATAACACAATATTATGAATCAATACTCTAAACATAACTTAAAAAATACATGAACTTATATAGCTATAATTTACGGTGAAGATATAACCTAAACATTAGTTAAAAGTATATGAACTTAAATACACCATTAAACATAACCTAGATTGTGAAAGCTAGAGACAAATTCTAAACATGTGAAAATAAAAAGAtggaaaaaaaaaacaaatatgaTGATATTTTGTACGAGGAAGACGATGTTGCTCTTTTGCGTGTTTAATCGCCATTAACTTGTGTTTGTCGTCAATACAATGACTTTTAAGAGTTTGCATTCATGAAATGAGTGATTCGTATAAGTCAAAGATTTTATAAAGAAAAcaatatttttaattaaaaaaaaaaagaatttcTTATTTCATCCTATTCGGTGGAAAAATACTCCATGAAAAATTTAAAATACCTCTTAGATTTTAAAGATGCATCTCTGGACGCACTATGCCAAACAAGGgattagacagcgctttttttgACATTAGACAGCGCTTAAAAGCGCTGGCTATACTGGCGCTGGTATaggtcttagacagcgcttaatttactaaaaaagcgctggcatagggggggtttagacagcgctttttcaGTAAAAGCGCTGTCTAAAACCCCCCTATGCCAGCGCTTCTTTAGTTAATTTCATGTTGAAATTAActaaaaaagcgctggcatagggggggtttagacagcgcttttactgaaaaagcgctgtctaaacccccCCTATGTCAGCGCTTTTAttaaaaaagcgctggcataggtggttaattcaacaaaatatagtgtaaaaaagcgctggcatagggtGGGCTATACCAGCGCTTTTACAGAAAAAGCGCTGGTATAGCCCaccctatgccagcgcttttttacactatattttgttgaattaaccacctatgccagcgcttttttgataaaagcgctgtctaaggtcaAAATTAAAATGCCTTTACCAGCGCTTTTTGcctaaaagcgctgtctaagactCCAAATTTTGGAGGATCTTTTTATACGTTTTCACCACATTATTTAGCACCTGTAAATTGCAAATTTCAGCAGA includes:
- the LOC127074601 gene encoding ABC transporter F family member 4 isoform X1, which codes for MGKKKTEDAGPSTKAKSKEKFSVSAKLASMPEKVSCSNKPKPKPAPKASTYIDDIDLPTSDEDDDSEEELEQKRRPDVKPLELSIAEKELKKREKKDILAAHVAEQARKEALRDDRDAFTVVIGSRTSVLDGDEDADANVKDITIENFSVSARGKELLKNASVKISHGKRYGLVGPNGMGKSTLLKLLAWRKIPVPKNIDVLLVEQEVVGDDKTALEAVVSANAELVKVRQQVADLQNAASGKEGVDKDDTNEDEDEDAGEKLAELYEKLQLMGSDAAEPQASKILAGLGFTKDMQGRPTKSFSGGWRMRISLARALYVQPTLLLLDEPTNHLDLRAVLWLEEYLCRWKKTLVVVSHDRDFLNTVCSEIIHLHDLKLHFYRGNFDAFESGYEQRRREVNKKYEIYDKQLKAARRTGNKAQQDKVKDRAKFAAAKEASKSKSKGKGDEDEAQVEVPHKWRDYSVAFHFPEPTELTPPLLQVINVSFSYPNREDFRLSDVDVGIDMGTRVAIVGPNGAGKSTLLNLLAGDLNPKEGEVQRSQKLRIGRYSQHFVDLLTMDETPVQYLLRLHPDQEGLSKQEAVRAKLGKFGLPSHNHLTPIVKLSGGQKSRVVFTSISMSKPHILLLDEPTNHLDMQSIDALADALDEFTGGVILVSHDSRLISRVCDDEQRSQIWVVEDGTVRIFPETFEDYKEDLLKEIKAEVDD
- the LOC127074601 gene encoding ABC transporter F family member 4 isoform X2; amino-acid sequence: MPEKVSCSNKPKPKPAPKASTYIDDIDLPTSDEDDDSEEELEQKRRPDVKPLELSIAEKELKKREKKDILAAHVAEQARKEALRDDRDAFTVVIGSRTSVLDGDEDADANVKDITIENFSVSARGKELLKNASVKISHGKRYGLVGPNGMGKSTLLKLLAWRKIPVPKNIDVLLVEQEVVGDDKTALEAVVSANAELVKVRQQVADLQNAASGKEGVDKDDTNEDEDEDAGEKLAELYEKLQLMGSDAAEPQASKILAGLGFTKDMQGRPTKSFSGGWRMRISLARALYVQPTLLLLDEPTNHLDLRAVLWLEEYLCRWKKTLVVVSHDRDFLNTVCSEIIHLHDLKLHFYRGNFDAFESGYEQRRREVNKKYEIYDKQLKAARRTGNKAQQDKVKDRAKFAAAKEASKSKSKGKGDEDEAQVEVPHKWRDYSVAFHFPEPTELTPPLLQVINVSFSYPNREDFRLSDVDVGIDMGTRVAIVGPNGAGKSTLLNLLAGDLNPKEGEVQRSQKLRIGRYSQHFVDLLTMDETPVQYLLRLHPDQEGLSKQEAVRAKLGKFGLPSHNHLTPIVKLSGGQKSRVVFTSISMSKPHILLLDEPTNHLDMQSIDALADALDEFTGGVILVSHDSRLISRVCDDEQRSQIWVVEDGTVRIFPETFEDYKEDLLKEIKAEVDD